The stretch of DNA GGCGAGTTCGACCACCTGCCCGAGCAGGCCTTCTACATGGTGGGCGGCATCGAGGGCGTGATCGAAAAGGCCCGCAAGCTCGAGGCGGGCGGCTGATGGCGGCCCCCGCGGCGGCTGCGGGCACGGGCGCGGGGGCGCTGCGCGTCACTGTGCTCTCGCCCGAGCAGACGGTGTTCCAGGGGACGGCCGACTCGGTGGTCGCGCCGGCCTTCAACGGCAAGCTGGGCATCCTGCGCGGCCACGCCCCGCTGATGGCGCTGCTGGGCGAGGGCGAGCTGCGCGTGACCACGGGTGGGGACGAGCGCCGGTTCTTAGTGGCCGGCGGGTTCCTGCAGGTGGCCGACGACGAGGTGACGGTCCTCAGCGAGCGCGCGACGCCCGCCTGAGATCGTCGGTCGGGATGGATGATGCCGGCCTCCGCTGCTTTCGGGCAGCGGGGGCCGGTTTCGTTGGGGAGAGGGGGGAAGTTCGGTCGGGGTTGGACCAGTCCCGGTGCGCGGGCGGGCGCCCCCCATCCCCAGCCCTTCCCCCGCAAACTGCGCGGGGGAAGGGAGCCAGTTCGGCGCGCGGTTCCAGACCACGCTCAGAAGCCTGTCATCCTGAGGCCCAGGCGCACCGAACTGGCCCGTAGCACACGCCTCGCGGGCCGAAGGATCTAGCCTGGGGCACGTACAAACCTCGGCGCGGCAGCGGTCACCGTGGCCGAGGCCTCGGCTGCCGTGGGGCCCTCACCCCGCCGCGCTGACACGCGTGCGACCCTCTCCCACAAACAGCGTGGGAGAGGGGGTACACACCAGGCGTTGGCGTGCTTCCGGTGAGTCGGGTGCGGGCACCGGGTGAGCTTCGTGGCGTCTCGACTGGCGGCCGTGCATGCCTCGGCTGCCCTCACCCCCGGCCCCTCTCCCGCAAGCGGGAGAGGGGAGAATTCGATCGCGCATCGGCAGGTGCCGCGCGCCCGAATGTCATCCCGACGGAGCGGCCACGCCGGACCGACCCTTACGATGTAGATCGCAGCGACCGAGGGATCCGCCACACATTCCGCGTGGCGCCCGACTACGTTGGCTGGCACGGTCCGCTGTTCCGGGGCCCGCTCTGTTTACGCGCGAACGACGACTGGTGAGCAGGGTGCCTGCCGCTCCGGAGCGGGCTGCGGGGCTGTGTGGCGGATACCTCAGTCGCTGCCAGCGACGGTGTGCGGGCAGGCCTTCCGGGGCCGCTCCATCGGGATGGCAGCGTGCTCTTCGGCTGGCGCCGCGCACACGATCGCGCGAGCAGTCCGCGAAGGCGGACTTCGGGCCGTCGTTGCCGCGAATTCATTCGCCCCGGCGGGGCTGGAGGCGTGCTCCTCTCCTGCCCGACGCGCCGAATCCCGAAGGGTACCCCCTCGCCCACGCTGTTTGTGGGAGAGGGTGGCACGCGTGTCAGCGCGGCCGGGTGAGGGCTCCACGGCAGCCGGGGCCGCGCGCACCTCCATTCAGCCTCGTCTCGCACGCTAGAAAGACGCACCGAAGTCCCATCTGGTCCGGAACTTGAACCCCGCCCGGGAACTCGCGACGCCCGCTGGCCTACACAACCAGCGGGCATCGTAGCGTTGTCCATACAGACCAGGAACCAGAGCGCAACCGATGAAGCACAAGCTGATTGCCGCCTCCCTCGCCCTGAGCGCCGTGTTCGCCGGCCGGGCAGAGGCGCAGGTGTTC from Longimicrobium sp. encodes:
- a CDS encoding F0F1 ATP synthase subunit epsilon — translated: MAAPAAAAGTGAGALRVTVLSPEQTVFQGTADSVVAPAFNGKLGILRGHAPLMALLGEGELRVTTGGDERRFLVAGGFLQVADDEVTVLSERATPA